Proteins encoded together in one Caldilineales bacterium window:
- a CDS encoding HigA family addiction module antidote protein has protein sequence MTPRLDSVTPGELLNEEFLKPMGLSQYRLAKEIGVPPQRISEIITGHRAITADTDLRLCRFFGLSIGYWLRAQAAFDSEVAEERLAEVLKHIKPWQASPSTSAPSLAGG, from the coding sequence ATGACACCAAGACTCGACTCCGTAACACCGGGTGAACTCCTAAACGAAGAGTTTCTCAAGCCGATGGGCTTGTCGCAATATCGCCTTGCCAAAGAAATCGGCGTGCCGCCGCAAAGGATCAGTGAGATCATCACCGGCCATCGCGCCATCACTGCCGACACCGATCTGCGCCTGTGCCGCTTCTTTGGCTTGTCGATCGGCTATTGGCTGCGCGCACAGGCGGCTTTCGACTCTGAAGTCGCGGAAGAGCGGCTTGCGGAAGTGCTGAAGCACATCAAGCCCTGGCAGGCAAGTCCATCGACATCTGCCCCATCTCTTGCAGGTGGTTGA
- a CDS encoding YgiT-type zinc finger protein, which produces MKLGTTSWFRPRKPFEAMKPNITHCPTCGSEQIKLVCRDWAGAYQGQAYIVPALEFYECPVCGERIFEREALAKIRSYSPAYARRLPKARHAPIARTGAAPQATPSV; this is translated from the coding sequence ATGAAACTCGGTACTACTTCCTGGTTTCGTCCAAGAAAGCCTTTTGAAGCCATGAAACCAAATATCACGCACTGCCCCACATGTGGCAGCGAACAAATCAAGTTGGTCTGTCGTGACTGGGCAGGCGCGTATCAAGGCCAAGCTTATATCGTCCCTGCTCTGGAATTCTACGAATGCCCCGTCTGCGGAGAACGGATCTTCGAGCGCGAGGCGCTGGCGAAAATACGAAGCTATTCGCCTGCTTATGCCAGGCGTCTGCCAAAGGCGCGCCATGCGCCGATAGCGCGAACTGGCGCGGCGCCGCAAGCCACGCCATCCGTCTAA
- a CDS encoding BrnA antitoxin family protein: MDPLPEDFTTLDEFWNFWDAHSSADYEDMMTPVEVQIDLSSSKVYFPVAKDLLSQVRAQARRQGVSPETLVNLWLQERLYALA; encoded by the coding sequence ATGGACCCTCTGCCGGAAGACTTCACGACGCTTGACGAGTTCTGGAACTTCTGGGACGCGCACAGTAGCGCAGACTACGAGGATATGATGACACCGGTCGAGGTCCAGATAGACCTTTCTTCCAGCAAAGTCTATTTCCCCGTCGCCAAGGACTTACTCAGCCAGGTGCGCGCACAGGCGCGCCGGCAAGGCGTTTCGCCGGAGACGCTGGTCAATCTTTGGCTGCAGGAGCGGCTTTATGCGTTGGCTTGA